From Pelmatolapia mariae isolate MD_Pm_ZW linkage group LG22, Pm_UMD_F_2, whole genome shotgun sequence, a single genomic window includes:
- the il11b gene encoding uncharacterized protein il11b — translation MKFFHDATSFLLYLVILAELFVHSSSRPTPCPYSVFEPMIHQLDKIITSSKKLHGLSEAELVTFMDIEHKLDSLPVIKHTAAHLNSLKVNESLSQLYVYVESFRLHTKWLKTAQVNVSVPFQAAEGASNHLEQLSDLTKKFLEKIGEQVPQTASPSLPVVSTAFEALRFSVEISDRLQVFCHWSKRILRQLQRRSPCPKH, via the exons ATGAAAT TTTTCCATGATGCCACCTCTTTTCTTCTCTACCTGGTAATACTGGCTGAGCTGTTTGTCCATTCGTCGTCCCGTCCCACCCCTTGTCCATACAGCGTGTTTGAACCAATGATTCATCAGTTGGACAAGATCATCACCTCCTCCAAAAAACTCCATGGTTTG TCAGAAGCCGAGCTTGTGACCTTCATGGACATAGAACACAAACTGGACAGTCTTCCTGTAATAAAACACACTGCTGCCCATCTCAACTCGTTGAAG GTTAACGAGTCTCTCTCTCAGCTCTACGTGTACGTCGAGTCCTTCAGGCTGCACACCAAGTGGTTGAAAACTGCACAAGTAAATGTCAGTGTGCCCTTTCAGGCAGCTGAGGGCGCCAGCAACCACCTCGAACAATTGTCCGATCTCACCAAAAAATTTCTAGAAAAG ATCGGTGAACAAGTTCCTCAGACGGCGTCTCCCTCGCTCCCGGTCGTCTCCACAGCCTTCGAGGCTCTCAGGTTCTCTGTAGAGATCTCAGACCGGCTACAAGTCTTCTGTCACTGGTCAAAAAGAATCTTACGGCAACTCCAGAGACGATCCCCCTGTCCAAAACATTAA
- the si:ch211-171h4.3 gene encoding serine/threonine-protein kinase SBK2 — MTAAAKLLDEMCHLTAQSLNSMDTSEHFKVLKLLGEGSYGKVMLAVHRKRGTPMALKFFPRDSTSLFSFLREYNLSLSFCTHPSLTRALGIAYSTPSHYIFAQQASLFGDLYEVIIPELGMEEDCCQRVVSQLCGALSHLHSLGFVHRDLKPENVFLCDSACRWVKLGDFGMVKSRGTRIPEVWYSSPYCTPEAEIARGNNDSSNITDGNDGIKDGEEKKKRRVWVSVEPSTDSWALGILTYAMLTGSHPWAETASDCHSYLKYQEWFERSKSPNDELDVWAEPQTESPQDLDEAGLEKKNHIPKAPQFACFTHLACSFFQSLLNPRPQLRGQPDEALSYLGGDWMMEKERVRLEKERKKSRGKGGIRNMKEMEGRGER; from the exons ATGACG GCTGCCGCAAAACTTTTGGATGAGATGTGTCATCTGACGGCTCAGTCTCTGAACTCAATGGACACATCAGAGCACTTCAAGGTCCTGAAGCTGCTGGGTGAAGGCTCGTATGGAAAAGTTATGCTGGCTGTACACAGAAAGAGAG GTACTCCGATGGCTCTGAAGTTCTTCCCTCGTGACTCTACTTCTCTGTTCTCTTTCCTGAGGGAGTATAACCTCTCCCTGTCATTCTGTACACACCCATCCCTGACCAGAGCTCTGGGAATAGCCTATTCCACACCATCACACTACATCTTTGCTCAGCAAGCCAGCCTCTTCGGTGATCTGTACGAAGTCATCATACCTGAG CTTGGTATGGAGGAGGACTGCTGTCAGCGGGTGGTGTCTCAACTGTGTGGTGCTCTTTCCCACCTGCACTCTCTTGGTTTTGTCCACAGAGATCTCAAACCAGAAAACGTCTTCCTTTGTGACTCTGCCTGCCGCTGGGTCAAACTGGGAGACTTTGGCATG GTAAAGTCCAGGGGAACCAGGATCCCAGAAGTCTGGTACAGTTCTCCTTACTGCACCCCCGAGGCTGAGATTGCTCGAGGAAACAATGACAGCAGCAATATAACTGATGGAAATGATGGCATCAAGGATggtgaagagaagaagaaaaggagagtTTGGGTTTCCGTGGAGCCAAGTACAGACAGCTGGGCGCTGGGCATCCTGACATACGCCATGCTTACCGGCAGCCACCCCTGGGCTGAAACAGCCAGCGACTGCCACTCATACCTGAAATATCAAGAGTGGTTTGAaagaagtaaaagccccaacgATGAACTGGACGTGTGGGCTGAGCCACAAACAGAGAGCCCGCAGGATCTGGATGAGGCTGGACTGGAAAAGAAGAACCACATTCCCAAAGCCCCCCAGTTTGCATGTTTCACCCATTTGGCCTGTTCCTTTTTCCAGTCACTCCTCAACCCACGGCCACAGCTTCGTGGGCAACCTGATGAGGCTTTGAGTTACCTGGGAGGAGACTGGATGATGGAGAAAGAGAGGGTGAGGCTGGAGAAGGAGCGTAAGAAGAGTAGAGGGAAAGGAGGGATCAGAAACATGAAAGAGATGGAGGGGAGAGGAGAGCGTTAA